From Pseudomonas sp. G.S.17, the proteins below share one genomic window:
- a CDS encoding FAD-binding protein, translating into MTILVIAEHDNATLAPATLNTVAAAAKIGGDIHVLVAGLGAGAVAEAAAKIAGVSKVLSADNAAYAHQLPENIAPLVVELASGYSHILAAATSNGKNILPRVAAQLDVDQISEIISVESPDTFKRPIYAGNAIATVQSSAAVKVITVRSTGFDPVAAEGGSATVEAVSAAHDAGKSSFVGEELAKSDRPELTAAKIVVSGGRGMQNGDNFKHLYALADKLGAAVGASRAAVDAGFVPNDMQVGQTGKIVAPQLYIAVGISGAIQHLAGMKDSKVIVAINKDEEAPIFQVADYGLVADLFEAIPELEKLV; encoded by the coding sequence ATGACTATCCTAGTAATCGCCGAACACGACAACGCGACGCTGGCTCCGGCCACCCTGAACACCGTGGCGGCTGCGGCCAAAATCGGCGGCGACATTCACGTGCTGGTTGCCGGTCTTGGCGCAGGCGCTGTTGCCGAAGCCGCGGCAAAGATCGCTGGCGTGAGTAAAGTGCTTTCAGCTGACAATGCTGCCTACGCGCACCAATTGCCGGAAAACATCGCGCCGCTGGTTGTCGAGCTTGCCTCGGGTTACAGCCACATCCTGGCTGCGGCCACTTCCAACGGCAAAAACATCCTGCCCCGCGTTGCTGCGCAGCTGGATGTGGATCAGATCTCCGAAATCATCTCGGTAGAATCGCCGGACACCTTCAAGCGTCCGATCTACGCCGGTAACGCCATTGCGACGGTTCAGTCCTCCGCAGCGGTAAAAGTCATCACCGTGCGTTCCACCGGTTTCGATCCGGTTGCCGCTGAAGGTGGTTCGGCTACGGTCGAAGCAGTTTCCGCTGCTCACGATGCAGGCAAATCAAGTTTTGTCGGCGAAGAGCTGGCCAAGTCTGATCGTCCTGAATTGACCGCTGCCAAAATCGTCGTTTCCGGCGGTCGCGGCATGCAGAACGGTGACAACTTCAAGCACCTGTACGCTCTGGCGGACAAACTCGGCGCAGCTGTCGGCGCTTCCCGCGCTGCGGTCGACGCAGGTTTCGTACCCAACGACATGCAGGTCGGTCAGACCGGCAAGATCGTCGCGCCACAGTTGTACATCGCGGTCGGTATTTCTGGCGCGATCCAGCATCTGGCCGGCATGAAAGACTCCAAGGTGATCGTTGCGATCAACAAGGACGAAGAAGCGCCGATTTTCCAGGTGGCCGATTACGGTCTGGTAGCTGATCTGTTCGAAGCAATACCTGAGCTGGAGAAGCTGGTTTAA